A genomic region of Pelodiscus sinensis isolate JC-2024 chromosome 1, ASM4963464v1, whole genome shotgun sequence contains the following coding sequences:
- the IL2RB gene encoding interleukin-2 receptor subunit beta, giving the protein MTARLRRPLLRKCGPLLCSAGMKSALPLLLYLWLSIPLDVLLASRTTLGLSNLTCFYDTRATLFCTWAADKSLTETPCRLHAFFHEDIDGNKTRNCELPITTPSRCELAFNENIDVQVFTISDSVYLTVSCQTGENWTTVVQEQEFKPWHNIQLRPPDSLQVVYTSDSSCNITWRVPSSSHYLRNQREFEVRYRHPREPWETAKLLPIKQNQTWVKIENLSPDSKYEATVRVTPKTCGVWSNWSKTLVWRTNRSSVAHGPRLGYAGLSNLTCSYDSRATLFCTWAPDSRFTEAPCRLHAFFHDDIDGNKTRNCELPITTPSRCELAFNENIDVQVFTISDSVYLTVSCQTGENWTTVVQEQKFKLFHNIQLRPPDSLQVVYTSDSSCNITWRVPSSSHYLRNQREFEVRYRHSREPWETAKLLQIKQDQSWVMIENLSPDSKYEATICVKPKTCGVWSNWSKTLAWETNCSDVAHGPTPAYTVLPLGDIQLTMPVLVGTTCTILLLVIIFFIVNSQPMKWLKKVLKIYIPDPDKFFPPLSTVHRGDVQKWFSSPFSTSLFSVSSTSPEISELEIVQKENRESQFLLQKAFLTSSAPTETSRNSLSSCFTNQGYFFFHLPDSYDVEPCQVYFTYEPFTRKASGSDDGDSYGTLSSPDLCMLEDDLPLFSSRFLHCTQGNQGFQNSLFVGETQSATNGLAALPEALSSPNCPSPVLELKQDEKVNGNVTVLQVSEFQQEPGTVLSDLPGLHDNDGIQTTEEVGDADPQISPTTTTMASSPFSQPMTLQQGQVDDLHRTASFSQVPNAGAYLSLSELQSQYSHCSIYELPSESCELQAFSGRRDGQTDKLACLRE; this is encoded by the exons ATGACTGCACGGCTAAGGAGACCATTGCTTAGGAAG TGTGGGCCCCTCCTGTGCTCTGCAGGGATGAAGtctgctcttcccctcctgctttaCCTCTGGCTGTCCATTCCCCTGGATGTTTTGCTGGCATCAAGAACCACTCTGG GACTCTCAAATCTAACTTGCTTTTATGACACGCGGGCGACTCTCTTTTGCACCTGGGCTGCAGACAAGAGTCTCACAGAAACACCGTGCCGACTTCATGCCTTTTTTCATGAAGATATTGATGG GAATAAAACAAGGAATTGTGAATTACCCATCACGACACCCAGTAGATGTGAACTAGCCTTCAATGAAAACATTGAT GTTCAGGTCTTCACCATATCCGACTCAGTTTACCTGACTGTGTCCTGTCAAACTGGGGAAAACTGGACAACTGTGGTGCAAGAGCAGGAATTCAAACCATGGCATAACA tCCAGCTGAGACCTCCTGACAGCCTGCAAGTGGTATACACCAGCGACTCCAGCTGCAACATAACCTGGAGGGTTCCTAGTTCCTCTCACTACTTACGTAATCAACGGGAATTTGAAGTGCGGTACAGACAtcccagagagccctgggag ACTGCCAAGCTCCTCCCGATCAAACAGAACCAGACTTGGGTGAAGATTGAAAACCTGTCGCCTGACTCAAAGTATGAGGCCACCGTTCGCGTGACACCAAAGACATGTGGTGTGTGGAGCAACTGGAGCAAGACGCTGGTGTGGAGGACAAATCGTAGCAGTGTGGCACATGGGCCCAGGCTTGGATATGCAG GACTCTCAAATCTAACTTGTTCTTATGACTCGCGGGCGACTCTCTTTTGCACCTGGGCTCCAGACAGCCGTTTCACAGAAGCACCTTGCCGACTTCATGCCTTTTTTCATGATGATATTGATGG GAATAAAACAAGGAATTGTGAATTACCCATCACGACACCCAGTAGATGTGAACTAGCCTTCAATGAAAACATTGAT GTTCAGGTCTTCACCATATCCGACTCAGTTTACCTGACTGTGTCCTGTCAAACTGGGGAAAACTGGACAACTGTGGTGCAAGAGCAGAAATTCAAACTATTCCACAACA tcCAGTTGAGACCTCCTGACAGCCTGCAAGTGGTATACACCAGCGACTCCAGCTGCAACATAACCTGGAGGGTTCCTAGTTCCTCTCACTACTTACGTAATCAACGGGAATTTGAAGTGCGGTACAGACATTCCAGAGAGCCCTGGGAG ACTGCCAAACTCCTCCAGATCAAGCAGGACCAGTCATGGGTGATGATTGAAAACCTGTCGCCTGACTCAAAGTATGAGGCCACCATTTGCGTGAAACCAAAGACATGTGGTGTGTGGAGCAATTGGAGCAAGACGCTGGCGTGGGAGACAAATTGTAGCGATGTGGCACATGGGCCCACGCCTGCATATACAG TACTTCCCTTGGGGGACATCCAGCTTACAATGCCAGTCCTTGTAGGGACCACCTGCACCATCCTCCTCCTTGTCATCATCTTCTTCATCGTCAACTCACAGCCAATGAAATG GCTTAAGAAGGTGCTGAAGATTTATATTCCAGACCCAGACAAGTTCTTCCCCCCACTGAGCACTGTGCACAGAGGTGATGTTCAG AAGTGGTTCTCCTCCCCTTTTTCCACGTCTCTCTTCAGTGTGAGCAGCACCTCCCCAGAGATCTCAGAGCTAGAGATTGTTCAGAAGGAGAATCGGGAATCCCAGTTTCTCCTTCAAAAGGCCTTTCTCACCTCCAGCGCCCCCACAGAAACCAGCAGGAACTCACTCTCCAGCTGCTTCACCAACCAAGGCTACTTCTTTTTTCACCTCCCTGACTCCTATGACGTTGAGCCCTGCCAGGTGTATTTCACCTACGAGCCCTTCACCCGGAAGGCCAGTGGCAGTGACGATGGTGATTCCTATGGAACACTCTCCTCCCCGGATCTCTGCATGCTAGAAGATGACCTGCCACTGTTCTCCTCCAGATTTCTTCATTGCACCCAAGGGAACCAAGGTTTCCAAAACAGTTTGTTTGTGGGAGAGACACAGAGCGCAACCAATGGGCTTGCAGCACTGCCTGAGGCTCTTTCGTCacccaactgcccctccccagttttggaactgaaacaggATGAGAAGGTGAATGGGAATGTCACAGTTTTACAGGTCTCTGAATTCCAACAGGAGCCTGGCACGGTCCTCTCTGATCTCCCTGGGCTGCATGACAATGATGGCATTCAAACCACAGAAGAGGTTGGGGATGCAGACCCTCAAATCAGTCCCACTACTACTACTATGGCTAGTTCTCCGTTTTCCCAGCCCATGACTCTGCAGCAAGGTCAAGTGGATGATCTCCACAGGACTGCTTCCTTCAGCCAGGTCCCAAACGCTGGGGCCTACCTATCTTTGAGTGAGCTCCAAAGCCAATACAGCCATTGTTCCATCTACGAGCTGCCTTCTGAATCCTGTGAGCTGCAGGCCTTCTCTGGAAGGAGGGACGGACAAACAGATAAACTTGCCTGTCTGAGAGAATAA